A window of Maledivibacter sp. genomic DNA:
ATCAAAAAGGCTTTGGATTGGCTTGGAAGACTGTTATCCAAAAGCAGTAAGCATAGTCACATAACAGTGAAGGGAAAAACTAAAGCCATAATGGATAGGGGAACGAAGAAGCTAGCAAATGGAGGACGGATCATGTCCTCGGGTAGAGTACTTGTTGGTGAAAGAGGTCCAGAAATACTAGACCTACCTAAAAACGCTAGAGTCCTTCCACTGGAACGGGCCGGTGCAAGGGGTATAAATAGATCCATAAACCAAAGCATAACCATAAACAGCCCTACTCCCCTTAGTCCAAGTGAAATAAAGAAAAAGACCCTAGAGGTATCAAGACAATTAGCCATGGAATGGGGTGTATAGCATGGAAAAAATAATCTTTACAAATAGCAATGGACAGTCCATAGAATTTGGAAGTGGAAAGCCCTATATTCTCCAATCTTTGTCGGGGGTAGGGGGTATAGAAACAGAGGTATATATGGAAAAATCACCCTTTCAAGATGGTTCAACCTACTTGGATACGGGATTAAATCCTAGGGTTATATCCCTAGAAGCGGC
This region includes:
- a CDS encoding phage tail family protein; the protein is MEKIIFTNSNGQSIEFGSGKPYILQSLSGVGGIETEVYMEKSPFQDGSTYLDTGLNPRVISLEAAIIGKNDSDLYNKRHRLLNILNPKLGRGKLTYIYDGGKKEIECMIDASPVFPKGIENKGTAF